The proteins below are encoded in one region of Bacilli bacterium PM5-9:
- a CDS encoding anaerobic ribonucleoside-triphosphate reductase activating protein (product_source=KO:K04068; cath_funfam=3.20.20.70; cog=COG1180; ko=KO:K04068; pfam=PF04055,PF13353; superfamily=102114; tigrfam=TIGR02491), giving the protein MDVNIAGILEDSIVDGPGLRTVVFFQGCKHNCLNCHNEDTHSTEINQLMSINEIVEQVKSAPLAKKVTFSGGEPFLQYEELLELCKQLHDYHIWIYTGYTKQELIDLGYDEVFNYIEALVDGPFIEKEKTLDQQFVGSKNQKIYYFNE; this is encoded by the coding sequence ATGGACGTTAATATTGCTGGAATATTAGAAGATAGTATTGTTGATGGTCCTGGACTTAGAACAGTTGTCTTCTTTCAAGGTTGTAAGCATAATTGCTTGAATTGTCACAATGAGGATACACATAGCACTGAAATAAACCAATTAATGAGTATTAATGAAATAGTAGAGCAAGTAAAAAGTGCTCCACTCGCAAAAAAGGTTACCTTTAGCGGTGGTGAGCCATTTCTACAATATGAAGAGTTACTTGAATTATGTAAACAACTACATGATTATCATATTTGGATTTATACGGGTTATACAAAGCAAGAATTAATTGATTTAGGTTATGATGAAGTTTTCAATTATATTGAAGCATTAGTTGATGGTCCCTTTATTGAAAAAGAAAAAACTTTAGATCAACAATTCGTTGGTTCAAAAAATCAAAAGATTTACTACTTTAATGAGTAA
- a CDS encoding anaerobic ribonucleoside-triphosphate reductase (product_source=TIGR02487; cath_funfam=3.20.70.20; cog=COG1328; ko=KO:K21636; pfam=PF03477,PF13597; superfamily=51998; tigrfam=TIGR02487), producing the protein MKPIKKRDGRIAPFDPNKIINAIEKAKIEAQENFEPLDIYNRVYAKMQFLDNWDVEKIQDLIEEELISSNLANTAKKFIIYRNKRSEIREKNTKLMQILNELTFSDAADSDLKRENANIDGDTPMATMLRYGSEASKTFYKQQLINPEHASLHDEGLIHIHDMDFYSLTTTCTQIDLLKLFKGGFSTGHGHLREPNDISSYASLACIAIQSNQNDQHGGQSIPTFDYAMAPGIKKTFKKLYHNNYIKYLSITNPSIIEDYEKFAKENTEEVSLSNFDKYKEVEYNIFGNKDAQDFAYKEAYNETNRKTYQAMEGFLHNLNTMHSRAGAQVPFSSINYGTDTSIEGRMLMKNLLEATEAGLGNGETFIFPIQIFKVKEGINYNENDPNHDLFELAIRCSAKRLFPNFSFIDATFNKQYYKENDPNTEIAYMGCRTRVISNTYDPSNEVVTGRGNLSFTSLNLVRLALISEDTDDFFKKLDYYSDLICDQLYDRYEIVKQKTKKNFPFLMGQGVWLDSEKLTRDETVEEVLKHGTLSVGYIGLAECLIILTGKHHGESEDAQKLGLEIIGKLREKTDNKAKETGLNYSLIATPAEGLSGRFTKIDRQKFGTIDRVTDKSYYTNSFHVPVYYPIKIYDKLKIEAPYHELSNAGHISYVEVDGNPSNNLESFKEIIKAMKELNIGYGSVNHPVDRDPVCGYVGIINDECPKCHRSEDNQKFERIRRITGYLVGTLDQFNEAKKEEESQRVKHGR; encoded by the coding sequence ATGAAACCAATTAAAAAAAGAGACGGTCGAATTGCGCCTTTTGATCCAAATAAAATTATAAACGCTATTGAAAAAGCAAAAATTGAGGCTCAAGAAAACTTTGAGCCACTTGATATCTATAATAGAGTATATGCTAAAATGCAATTTTTAGATAATTGGGATGTTGAAAAGATTCAAGATTTAATTGAAGAAGAATTAATTTCATCTAACCTTGCAAATACAGCAAAGAAATTTATTATTTATCGTAATAAACGAAGTGAAATTCGTGAAAAAAATACAAAATTAATGCAAATTCTTAACGAATTAACTTTTAGTGATGCAGCCGATAGTGATTTAAAAAGAGAAAATGCAAATATTGATGGAGATACACCAATGGCGACTATGTTACGCTATGGTTCTGAAGCATCAAAAACATTTTATAAACAACAATTAATTAATCCTGAACATGCAAGTCTTCATGATGAAGGTTTAATTCATATTCATGATATGGATTTTTATTCATTAACTACTACATGTACTCAAATTGATTTATTAAAATTATTTAAAGGTGGTTTTTCAACTGGACATGGTCATTTAAGAGAGCCTAATGATATTTCTAGTTATGCTTCTTTAGCATGTATTGCTATTCAGTCAAATCAAAATGACCAACATGGCGGGCAATCAATTCCAACTTTTGATTATGCAATGGCTCCTGGAATTAAGAAAACATTTAAAAAATTATATCATAACAATTATATTAAATATTTAAGTATCACTAATCCAAGTATTATTGAAGATTATGAGAAATTTGCTAAAGAAAATACTGAGGAAGTATCTTTATCAAATTTTGATAAATATAAGGAAGTAGAATACAACATATTTGGTAATAAAGACGCTCAAGATTTTGCTTATAAAGAAGCGTATAATGAAACTAATCGTAAAACTTATCAAGCAATGGAAGGTTTTTTACATAACTTAAATACAATGCATTCTCGTGCTGGTGCTCAAGTTCCATTTAGTTCAATAAATTATGGTACTGATACAAGTATTGAGGGAAGAATGTTAATGAAAAACTTACTTGAAGCTACTGAAGCAGGATTAGGTAATGGGGAGACTTTTATTTTCCCAATTCAAATTTTCAAAGTAAAAGAAGGAATAAACTATAACGAAAATGATCCAAATCATGATTTATTCGAATTAGCAATCAGATGTTCTGCTAAAAGATTATTCCCTAACTTTTCATTTATTGATGCTACTTTCAATAAACAATACTACAAAGAAAATGATCCAAATACTGAAATAGCGTATATGGGTTGTCGTACTCGTGTTATTTCTAATACTTATGATCCAAGTAATGAAGTAGTAACAGGAAGAGGAAATTTATCATTTACTTCATTAAATTTAGTTAGATTAGCACTTATTTCAGAAGATACTGATGATTTCTTTAAAAAACTTGATTATTATAGTGATTTAATTTGTGATCAATTATATGATCGTTATGAAATTGTTAAACAAAAAACAAAGAAAAATTTCCCATTTTTAATGGGTCAAGGTGTTTGGCTTGATAGTGAAAAACTAACTAGAGATGAAACTGTTGAAGAAGTATTAAAACATGGTACTTTATCAGTTGGTTACATTGGTTTGGCTGAATGTTTAATTATTTTAACTGGTAAACACCATGGTGAAAGCGAAGATGCACAAAAGCTTGGTTTAGAAATAATTGGTAAATTAAGAGAAAAAACAGATAATAAAGCTAAAGAAACTGGATTGAATTATTCATTGATTGCTACTCCTGCAGAGGGGTTATCTGGAAGATTTACTAAAATAGATCGTCAAAAATTTGGTACTATTGATCGTGTAACTGATAAATCATATTATACTAACAGTTTCCATGTGCCAGTATATTATCCAATAAAAATTTATGATAAGTTAAAAATTGAAGCTCCATATCATGAACTGAGCAATGCTGGTCATATTAGTTATGTTGAAGTTGATGGTAACCCAAGCAACAATTTAGAGTCATTTAAAGAGATTATAAAGGCAATGAAGGAATTGAATATCGGATATGGTTCTGTTAATCATCCCGTTGATAGAGACCCTGTATGTGGATATGTCGGAATTATTAATGATGAGTGTCCAAAATGTCATAGAAGTGAAGATAATCAAAAGTTTGAAAGAATTAGACGTATCACTGGTTATTTAGTTGGAACTCTTGATCAATTTAACGAAGCAAAAAAAGAAGAAGAATCACAAAGAGTTAAACATGGACGTTAA
- a CDS encoding hypothetical protein (product_source=Hypo-rule applied; cleavage_site_network=SignalP-noTM; pfam=PF14478; superfamily=54285): MKKLLTSLMIIATIFLGGCQANSSDSDIVVGEVSDNAKTTIKYTINMNVLTKKKNNDKLNDSYKKYVPESGYLVKDLQVELKSEKNIIEVLDAISKKEGFTVNYSEMGTSKYVSAINNIEAGLVGGYSGWLCKVNGEFPTTGLEEVVLKDGDIVTFMYTADGGKDVEKGE, encoded by the coding sequence ATGAAAAAATTACTTACAAGTCTTATGATTATTGCAACAATCTTTTTAGGGGGTTGCCAAGCTAATTCAAGCGATAGTGATATTGTAGTTGGAGAGGTTAGTGATAATGCTAAAACTACAATAAAATATACTATAAATATGAATGTTTTAACAAAAAAGAAAAATAACGATAAGTTAAATGATTCTTATAAAAAGTATGTGCCTGAATCAGGTTATCTTGTAAAAGATCTACAAGTTGAACTAAAAAGTGAAAAAAACATTATTGAAGTTTTAGATGCAATTTCTAAAAAAGAAGGATTTACAGTTAATTATAGTGAAATGGGTACTTCTAAATATGTTAGTGCAATTAACAATATTGAAGCTGGTTTAGTTGGTGGATATAGTGGTTGGTTATGTAAAGTTAATGGAGAGTTTCCAACAACTGGATTAGAAGAAGTAGTTTTAAAAGATGGTGACATTGTTACTTTTATGTATACTGCTGATGGCGGTAAAGATGTCGAAAAAGGAGAATAG
- a CDS encoding signal transduction histidine kinase (product_source=COG0642; cath_funfam=1.10.287.130,3.30.565.10; cog=COG0642; pfam=PF02518; smart=SM00387; superfamily=160527,47384,55874; transmembrane_helix_parts=Outside_1_9,TMhelix_10_32,Inside_33_139,TMhelix_140_162,Outside_163_450) has product MKNKNWRWRYVFFICITLYLVAIIFSVLIINNVPSSYVRIQKQENNKIDKVIKEAVELNNKQDYQKILDNYLVDFVVYNESNKQIEYSSINLNGDISLLDKNVNDNLVSSKDEYKLVRGNDEISIWTIKYYISPQQTFDVWIITLEIIVSILLSIITLALVLLFFKYVRPLERLKITIQNMSAFQLNEIKNVSKSSEYDVLTSELSDFSSKLDKKIKDTSYKYSELERNIILQNESMNYRNIMLASLAHDLKAPLSLVNLNLEQMKTSKDLSNINNIQNKVEQIMIDINNINKVAHSEEMIHIEAQEFDLIEQLLNVYKEYKSLFESRGFYTDFELENSLKIVKNKVRVKQLIDNILSNIYYHADENADVEISCWQENNDVYLTFYNDAVEIKTEDLSKLTNLFYTKSVNEYGSGIGLYTINNIVKELNGQLILEKAKKGLFIKVVIPSE; this is encoded by the coding sequence ATGAAAAATAAAAATTGGCGTTGGCGTTACGTATTCTTTATTTGTATTACATTGTATTTAGTAGCAATTATTTTTTCAGTATTAATTATTAATAATGTTCCTTCATCTTATGTTAGAATACAAAAACAAGAAAATAATAAAATAGATAAAGTTATAAAAGAAGCAGTTGAATTAAATAATAAACAAGACTATCAGAAAATTTTAGATAATTATTTGGTAGATTTTGTTGTATATAACGAAAGTAATAAACAAATAGAATATTCATCAATAAACTTAAATGGTGATATTAGTTTATTAGATAAAAATGTCAATGATAATCTTGTATCAAGCAAAGATGAATATAAATTGGTAAGAGGTAATGATGAAATCTCAATTTGGACAATTAAATATTATATTTCACCACAACAAACGTTTGATGTTTGGATAATAACTCTTGAAATTATCGTCTCTATTTTGTTAAGTATCATTACTTTAGCTTTAGTTTTATTATTTTTTAAATATGTAAGACCATTAGAAAGATTAAAAATAACTATACAAAATATGAGTGCTTTTCAACTCAATGAAATCAAAAATGTTTCAAAATCTTCAGAGTATGATGTTTTAACAAGTGAATTATCTGATTTCTCATCTAAATTGGATAAAAAAATCAAAGATACAAGTTATAAGTATAGTGAACTAGAAAGAAATATTATATTACAAAATGAATCTATGAATTATCGCAATATAATGTTGGCATCACTTGCTCATGATTTAAAAGCACCTTTATCATTAGTTAACTTGAACCTTGAACAAATGAAAACTAGTAAAGATTTATCAAACATTAATAATATTCAAAATAAAGTGGAGCAAATAATGATTGATATAAATAATATTAATAAGGTTGCACATAGTGAAGAAATGATACATATTGAAGCACAAGAATTTGATTTAATAGAGCAATTATTAAATGTATATAAAGAGTATAAAAGCTTATTTGAAAGTAGAGGTTTTTATACTGATTTTGAGTTGGAAAATAGTTTAAAAATTGTTAAAAATAAAGTAAGAGTAAAACAGTTAATAGATAATATATTATCAAATATTTATTATCATGCTGATGAAAATGCCGATGTTGAAATAAGTTGTTGGCAAGAAAACAACGATGTTTATTTAACTTTTTATAATGATGCTGTTGAAATAAAAACAGAGGATTTAAGTAAGTTAACTAATCTTTTTTATACAAAATCAGTAAATGAATATGGAAGTGGAATAGGATTATATACAATTAATAATATTGTAAAAGAGTTAAATGGACAGTTAATTTTAGAAAAAGCTAAGAAGGGATTATTTATTAAGGTGGTGATTCCAAGTGAATAA
- a CDS encoding DNA-binding response OmpR family regulator (product_source=COG0745; cath_funfam=1.10.10.10,3.40.50.2300; cog=COG0745; pfam=PF00072,PF00486; smart=SM00448; superfamily=46894,52172): MKKVLFIDDDAEFGKVFTNLLKENNFDVDFVCEVNEGLELEKNNDYELIIIDLYLKKFTGIQIVELIRLNNKKSKIIILTNSIDDHDEIKSLQYGVNEYLRKNTSFFVMLERIKKVIDTPIEEYQEITTLESASENIKVDIKNHTVEHNGNEIHLTYLEFDLLVYFLTNKNILLSRNSILEQVWKLKEDEMFIDSRTIDVHIKNLRKKMKIDSIHSIRGMGYRWHEK, from the coding sequence ATGAAAAAAGTTTTATTTATTGATGATGATGCAGAATTTGGAAAAGTTTTTACAAATTTATTGAAAGAAAACAATTTTGATGTAGATTTTGTATGTGAAGTTAATGAAGGATTAGAATTAGAAAAAAATAACGATTATGAATTAATAATTATTGATTTATATTTAAAGAAATTTACTGGTATACAAATAGTAGAGTTAATAAGATTAAACAATAAAAAATCTAAAATTATTATATTAACTAATTCAATAGACGATCATGATGAAATAAAATCATTGCAATATGGTGTTAATGAGTATTTAAGAAAGAATACAAGCTTCTTTGTTATGCTTGAAAGAATAAAAAAAGTAATAGATACACCAATTGAAGAATACCAAGAAATAACAACTTTAGAAAGCGCCTCAGAAAATATAAAAGTTGATATAAAGAATCATACAGTTGAACATAATGGTAATGAGATTCATTTAACATATTTAGAGTTTGATTTATTAGTCTATTTCCTTACTAATAAAAATATTTTACTTTCAAGAAACAGCATTTTAGAACAAGTATGGAAGTTAAAAGAAGATGAGATGTTTATTGACTCAAGAACTATAGATGTTCATATAAAAAATTTAAGAAAAAAAATGAAGATAGACTCGATTCATTCTATTAGAGGAATGGGATATCGCTGGCATGAAAAATAA